The following are encoded in a window of Nitrososphaerota archaeon genomic DNA:
- a CDS encoding eukaryotic translation initiation factor eIF-2-beta/eIF-5 family protein has translation MKRLREGLGASYVKGPVERIELPEPEIYWQGRKTIFKNFMEYPRILRRDPDKVLMYLAKELATAASLDGERAIFIGRKDKGSFSALLNRYMKERVVCPICGRPDTHTEKEKRLAFLVCEACGARSPIR, from the coding sequence TTGAAGCGACTTAGAGAAGGATTAGGCGCATCCTATGTGAAGGGGCCGGTTGAGAGAATTGAGCTGCCTGAGCCGGAGATTTACTGGCAGGGACGTAAGACCATCTTCAAGAACTTCATGGAGTATCCAAGAATTTTGCGGCGTGATCCAGATAAGGTCCTTATGTACTTGGCTAAAGAGCTCGCAACAGCGGCCTCACTAGACGGTGAAAGAGCCATATTCATTGGTCGAAAAGATAAAGGGTCATTCAGCGCACTGCTCAACCGATACATGAAGGAAAGGGTTGTTTGCCCCATATGCGGAAGACCAGACACCCACACAGAGAAAGAGAAGCGCCTAGCATTCCTCGTCTGCGAAGCCTGCGGTGCACGTTCACCAATCCGCTAA
- the fdhD gene encoding formate dehydrogenase accessory sulfurtransferase FdhD, translating to MSETPRPSEVLDTEDAVCPLPILLTREALKGLEPGQVLKIITRDPATKTDIPVWANRVGNEVLRVEEEEAGGRIVFYVRKGVAKAVSEQEEDVEMSSKRVKHYRLQLRDGGLKSMESDVTLEIPVYLKVNGREVAAIMATPNRLDDLAVGYLLDEGIVDEMNQIRRLKVRGNNVEVETDKDVSNRVKEAEKIQLITSECLSLEHYLQATATEHLPKVQAAYQVDAEDLSRLVLEFNTQGKTDKHPGGIHSAALFEKGVLKHYVLDVSRHSAVDKVLGAGARDQVDFSRSIIITSGRQPASMVLKAARMNIPISASMRGPIYSGVLAAQRTGITLICYATANRFDIYSGTDRIRLSQ from the coding sequence ATGTCTGAGACACCCAGACCTAGCGAGGTTTTGGATACTGAAGATGCGGTCTGTCCACTGCCGATTCTGTTGACTCGGGAGGCGTTGAAAGGTCTGGAGCCAGGACAGGTATTGAAGATTATCACGCGAGACCCGGCTACCAAGACCGATATTCCAGTTTGGGCTAACCGTGTGGGCAACGAGGTTCTCAGGGTTGAAGAGGAGGAGGCTGGTGGTCGGATAGTATTCTATGTCCGAAAGGGTGTTGCTAAAGCTGTTTCTGAGCAGGAGGAGGATGTGGAGATGTCCAGTAAACGAGTGAAGCATTACAGGCTGCAGCTTAGAGACGGAGGCTTGAAGAGTATGGAAAGCGATGTGACGCTGGAGATCCCCGTATATTTGAAGGTGAATGGGCGAGAGGTGGCGGCTATAATGGCAACCCCTAACCGTCTTGACGATTTAGCTGTGGGCTACCTGCTTGACGAAGGAATTGTAGATGAGATGAACCAAATTCGGCGGCTGAAGGTTCGAGGGAATAATGTAGAGGTTGAGACAGATAAGGATGTGTCTAACAGAGTTAAAGAAGCAGAAAAGATTCAGTTAATCACAAGCGAATGCCTTTCACTTGAACATTATCTGCAGGCAACCGCGACCGAGCATCTTCCAAAGGTACAGGCAGCCTACCAAGTTGATGCAGAGGATCTTAGCAGGCTTGTGCTGGAGTTCAACACGCAGGGTAAGACGGACAAGCATCCCGGTGGAATACATTCAGCAGCTCTTTTTGAAAAAGGCGTCTTGAAGCACTATGTTCTCGACGTCAGCAGACACAGCGCCGTTGACAAGGTTCTCGGAGCAGGCGCCCGTGATCAGGTAGATTTCTCCCGAAGCATCATTATAACCTCCGGACGCCAACCTGCCAGCATGGTTCTGAAGGCGGCGCGTATGAACATCCCGATCTCCGCCTCAATGCGGGGACCGATATACTCAGGAGTCCTAGCTGCTCAGAGAACAGGCATCACCTTAATTTGCTATGCAACCGCAAACAGATTCGACATCTACTCAGGAACAGATCGAATCCGGCTGTCCCAATAG
- a CDS encoding UbiX family flavin prenyltransferase encodes MPGTRLVVGISGASGAIYGIRLLEVLKGKGVETHLIITPWGEEMIRVETDMSLEDAKNLANQVYDDKDMAARVSSGSFKFDGMVVIPCSMKTISAIANGYASTLLVRAADVTMKERRKLVVVPRETPLNQVHLKNMLQLSQMGVTVLPAMPGFYHRPESMRDLVDHIVGKVLDQFNIEHNLYRRWQPMRDQRHLADQKHY; translated from the coding sequence TTGCCCGGTACCCGATTAGTCGTAGGCATATCAGGTGCGTCTGGTGCCATTTACGGAATAAGGTTACTTGAAGTGTTGAAAGGGAAGGGCGTGGAGACACATCTCATAATCACCCCTTGGGGTGAGGAGATGATCAGAGTTGAGACCGACATGTCACTTGAAGATGCGAAGAACCTCGCAAATCAGGTCTATGACGATAAAGATATGGCAGCCCGCGTCTCAAGCGGCTCGTTCAAGTTCGACGGAATGGTAGTTATCCCCTGCAGCATGAAGACAATCTCCGCAATCGCGAACGGATACGCCTCCACCCTTCTAGTACGCGCAGCAGATGTCACAATGAAGGAGAGGCGGAAGCTGGTAGTTGTCCCCCGGGAAACACCGCTAAATCAAGTACATCTGAAGAACATGCTCCAGTTATCTCAAATGGGAGTGACGGTACTACCGGCGATGCCAGGCTTCTACCACAGACCCGAATCAATGAGGGACCTAGTCGACCATATAGTAGGTAAGGTTCTGGATCAGTTCAACATCGAGCACAATCTCTACAGACGTTGGCAGCCCATGAGAGACCAAAGACATCTGGCGGATCAGAAGCATTATTAG
- a CDS encoding AAA family ATPase, with protein sequence MSEREEFARTGVKGVDEILANKGIPRSYVVFVIGSPGSGKTTLALQFLYNGVKDYGENGVYVSLDEEPDSLVKNAKAVGLDLSKMIKDDKIAIIDASPIRFLPGEVKLGDISVGKREFALISLIDAIKKNVERVGAKRLVVDPLATLILQYPDAAERRTAVLDLMQAIASTGCTTLLISELTTSSLYRKYQFEEFLAQGVLILRKILRPGGMLRIFTVEKMRGVDHDTQPHPYKIGDGGIEVYPSEIAL encoded by the coding sequence ATGAGCGAGAGGGAAGAGTTCGCACGCACCGGAGTTAAGGGTGTAGACGAGATTTTAGCGAACAAGGGGATACCGCGAAGCTACGTTGTATTTGTAATCGGGAGCCCCGGCAGCGGAAAGACTACGCTTGCATTACAGTTCCTCTACAACGGCGTCAAGGATTATGGTGAGAATGGTGTCTACGTTTCGCTTGACGAGGAACCTGACTCACTTGTAAAAAACGCCAAAGCAGTTGGCCTCGATCTCTCAAAGATGATTAAAGATGATAAGATAGCAATTATCGATGCATCACCCATCAGGTTTCTCCCCGGAGAAGTTAAGCTAGGCGACATTTCGGTTGGGAAACGGGAGTTTGCGCTCATCTCTCTAATTGACGCTATCAAGAAGAATGTGGAGAGAGTCGGAGCGAAGAGACTGGTTGTAGACCCGCTTGCGACCCTTATACTTCAATATCCTGATGCGGCGGAGCGTCGAACAGCGGTTCTGGACCTTATGCAGGCCATAGCTTCAACAGGCTGCACAACCCTATTGATATCCGAGTTAACGACAAGCTCTCTGTACCGGAAGTACCAATTTGAAGAGTTCTTAGCTCAAGGCGTTCTCATCCTGAGAAAGATACTGAGACCGGGTGGAATGCTCAGGATCTTCACTGTAGAGAAGATGCGTGGAGTAGACCATGATACGCAGCCTCACCCATACAAAATCGGGGACGGCGGCATAGAGGTCTATCCTTCAGAGATAGCTCTATGA
- a CDS encoding ATP/GTP-binding protein, with product MHAIFVTGTAGSGKSRLTSILKPWYADKGATAVVVNLDPGAFSLPYSPDVDVRDHIDIESVMESYQLGPNGALIFASDMIATRLPQIQEQVDELNPDYVIFDTPGQVELFAYRQSGPYFVENFTCENRCIIFLFDASLVATPTNYVSIALLAASMQLRLKAPQIPVLSKKDLSGDAWKKAMKWSSNRAALEDALAKEKSGTSGIDYILSSSIIRDLSKAGFNYELIPFSSVTQEGIIELSATLARILRGGEETED from the coding sequence ATGCACGCGATTTTTGTTACTGGAACAGCTGGCTCAGGTAAGTCTCGGCTAACATCGATTCTGAAGCCGTGGTATGCTGATAAGGGGGCGACGGCCGTAGTGGTTAATCTTGATCCGGGAGCTTTCAGTCTCCCCTACTCACCTGATGTGGACGTTCGAGACCATATCGATATTGAGTCCGTGATGGAATCTTACCAGCTCGGCCCGAATGGAGCGCTTATTTTTGCTTCTGATATGATCGCAACGCGTTTGCCTCAGATACAGGAACAGGTGGATGAGCTGAATCCCGACTACGTGATCTTTGATACACCAGGTCAAGTGGAGCTCTTCGCCTACAGGCAGAGCGGACCCTACTTCGTCGAGAACTTCACCTGTGAAAACCGGTGCATCATCTTTCTCTTCGACGCCTCGCTCGTCGCTACACCCACAAATTACGTCTCAATCGCACTATTAGCTGCATCAATGCAACTACGGCTAAAAGCACCGCAAATACCTGTGCTTTCAAAGAAAGATCTATCCGGAGACGCTTGGAAAAAAGCAATGAAATGGTCATCAAACCGCGCAGCACTAGAAGACGCACTAGCTAAAGAGAAGAGCGGAACCAGCGGCATCGACTACATCCTAAGCAGTAGCATTATCCGAGACCTATCCAAAGCCGGTTTCAACTACGAATTAATACCGTTCTCATCAGTCACACAAGAAGGAATCATAGAGCTCTCCGCAACTTTAGCAAGAATACTGAGAGGCGGAGAGGAAACCGAAGACTAA
- a CDS encoding HIT family protein, with the protein MTSKGCIFCRIVLGEIPSRKVFEDDSTLAVLDVSPLAPGHTLVIPKTHIERVEDLSPEISNALFSTVQHLTGPIRRSVNAQALTIGINDGREAGQVVPHVHVHLIPRTRSDGGGTIHSIMSRRPQLSDDEMTRIAVTILEEESSR; encoded by the coding sequence ATGACATCTAAAGGCTGCATTTTCTGTCGAATAGTCCTAGGTGAGATACCTAGCCGCAAGGTCTTTGAGGATGACTCCACGTTAGCGGTACTGGATGTCTCTCCTCTAGCACCAGGACACACTCTCGTTATTCCAAAGACGCATATTGAGAGAGTTGAAGACCTGAGTCCTGAGATCAGCAACGCCTTATTCTCAACCGTCCAGCATCTTACAGGCCCTATTCGTCGCTCTGTCAACGCGCAGGCTCTCACGATTGGTATTAATGATGGGCGAGAAGCTGGACAGGTAGTTCCACACGTTCACGTTCACCTCATCCCACGCACCCGGAGCGACGGAGGAGGAACAATACACTCCATTATGAGCCGAAGACCACAGTTAAGCGATGATGAAATGACCAGGATCGCTGTAACGATACTGGAAGAGGAATCATCCAGGTGA
- a CDS encoding nicotinate phosphoribosyltransferase encodes MSSKDLADRLFWLALEEEVKSAETTDIYFEHAVEVLREKHVDPEVVMEVYTRHLPEDAEWGVVTGIYEVAKLLEGCRVDVKAMEEGEVFLSRPGSAIVEPVMQIHGRYSEFAKYETPLLGFLCSSSGISTKSARIRIAAGEKILLSFGSRRAHPALAPMIDRAAFIGGMDGVSNILSGELLGMKAQGTMPHSLILCFGDQVLAWKAFDEVMPPDVSRIALIDTFADEKTEAIAAFEALGERLSAVRLDTPSSRRGNWRKIVEEVRWELNIRGGEKVKIFLSGGLDEDTVAELADIADGFGVGTSVSSAKAVDFNAKIVEVKRGDTFVPLAKRGDLAGRKQVYRSLKGFEDIVTEADEPAPDGFEPLLTDLIVDGDIVRSFKRVEQIRDETLRKVKSLTLAETTLRWR; translated from the coding sequence TTGAGTAGTAAGGATCTGGCTGATCGGCTTTTCTGGCTGGCTCTTGAAGAGGAGGTTAAGAGCGCCGAGACTACTGATATCTATTTTGAACACGCTGTTGAGGTTCTCCGGGAGAAGCATGTTGATCCTGAGGTTGTAATGGAGGTTTACACGCGGCACCTCCCAGAGGATGCGGAATGGGGGGTGGTTACGGGAATTTATGAGGTAGCGAAGCTCCTTGAAGGATGTCGAGTGGATGTTAAGGCGATGGAGGAGGGCGAGGTCTTCCTGTCAAGACCCGGCTCAGCGATAGTTGAACCGGTTATGCAGATCCATGGAAGATATAGCGAGTTCGCCAAGTATGAGACGCCTCTACTCGGCTTTCTATGCAGTTCAAGTGGCATCTCTACGAAGTCGGCTAGGATTAGAATAGCTGCGGGTGAGAAGATTCTGCTTAGCTTCGGATCGAGGAGGGCTCATCCGGCCTTGGCGCCGATGATAGATCGAGCAGCGTTCATAGGTGGGATGGATGGGGTTTCGAACATACTCTCAGGTGAGCTGCTGGGGATGAAGGCGCAGGGAACAATGCCTCACTCATTGATTCTTTGCTTCGGAGATCAGGTTTTGGCGTGGAAGGCCTTTGATGAAGTGATGCCTCCGGATGTCTCTAGAATAGCGTTGATAGACACCTTCGCAGATGAGAAGACCGAGGCTATTGCGGCCTTTGAAGCATTGGGTGAACGGTTGAGTGCAGTCAGGCTTGATACACCAAGTTCCCGAAGAGGAAATTGGAGAAAAATCGTTGAAGAGGTCCGATGGGAACTCAACATTCGAGGAGGAGAGAAGGTGAAGATCTTTCTCTCAGGCGGACTTGACGAGGACACGGTGGCTGAACTCGCAGATATCGCTGACGGCTTCGGAGTAGGTACCTCTGTGAGCAGCGCAAAGGCCGTTGACTTCAACGCGAAAATTGTGGAGGTGAAGCGTGGCGACACCTTTGTTCCATTAGCGAAGAGAGGTGATCTTGCTGGAAGAAAACAGGTGTACCGGAGTCTAAAGGGCTTCGAAGATATCGTTACTGAAGCGGATGAGCCGGCGCCCGATGGGTTCGAGCCTCTGCTAACCGACTTGATTGTTGATGGAGATATTGTCCGCAGCTTCAAAAGAGTTGAGCAGATAAGGGATGAAACGCTTCGAAAGGTTAAGTCGTTGACCTTAGCAGAGACCACGTTGAGATGGAGGTAG
- a CDS encoding exonuclease SbcCD subunit D → MGTLKILHTADMHLGLTFIDAVMGHRASEERRLDLLSNFDLMVDRAIREKYDFFLMCGDIFHSTNPGGRTFVDFSTRIGRLSDAGVQVIAIPGNHDVPKAAPSLSMTRGLAEARAPRFYLQSDLPEKPLILQARDNRKVGFIPIPYLAPQSAVHLEEIESNQDLKERYNLFLRNLISRLLEDQRLKEVEHLIVMAHGTVSGATYGSERSFVSFEIPIWAETLLQGKVDYIAMGHIHMPQAILGGPVYYPGSIERMSFGEEGQEKAYLVLEEEKGELKPSYQPLPSRPMMSIKAANLPTTDPTAGLKKIIETANIPRGALLRMLVKIPRRVVLNIGDLESELQKKGILYHVIQTDWEMEPEIAFRRDARSIQNLIKEQLEQLDIDERVRTKALRYAEKIIGESEER, encoded by the coding sequence ATGGGTACTTTGAAGATTCTTCACACAGCGGATATGCATCTAGGCCTCACATTCATCGATGCAGTAATGGGGCACAGGGCTTCGGAGGAGCGGCGGCTAGATCTTCTATCGAACTTCGATCTAATGGTTGACCGCGCTATCCGCGAGAAGTACGACTTCTTCCTCATGTGCGGAGATATCTTTCACAGCACCAATCCCGGCGGCCGAACCTTCGTCGACTTCTCAACACGTATCGGGAGACTTTCAGATGCAGGGGTTCAGGTAATCGCGATCCCCGGTAACCACGATGTTCCGAAGGCGGCACCATCGCTCAGTATGACACGGGGCTTGGCGGAGGCGCGTGCACCCCGCTTCTACCTGCAGTCGGATTTACCGGAGAAGCCATTGATACTTCAGGCGAGAGACAACAGAAAAGTGGGGTTCATCCCTATTCCGTACTTGGCGCCTCAATCCGCAGTTCATCTTGAAGAGATTGAGAGCAATCAGGATCTAAAGGAACGGTACAACCTGTTTCTAAGAAATTTGATCAGCCGGCTGCTTGAGGATCAACGGCTCAAGGAGGTGGAGCACCTTATAGTTATGGCGCACGGAACTGTTTCAGGAGCCACCTACGGCTCAGAGAGAAGCTTCGTATCCTTTGAAATCCCAATTTGGGCTGAGACTCTGCTTCAGGGAAAGGTGGATTACATAGCTATGGGGCATATACATATGCCTCAGGCCATCCTCGGCGGCCCCGTCTACTACCCCGGCTCCATCGAGCGAATGAGCTTCGGCGAGGAAGGTCAGGAGAAGGCGTATCTAGTGTTGGAGGAGGAAAAGGGTGAGTTGAAGCCGAGCTACCAGCCTTTACCGAGCAGACCCATGATGAGCATAAAGGCAGCTAACCTTCCAACAACAGATCCTACGGCCGGTTTAAAGAAGATAATTGAGACAGCGAACATTCCGAGAGGCGCATTGCTCAGGATGCTCGTCAAGATTCCACGTAGAGTAGTCCTCAATATCGGGGACTTGGAAAGTGAGCTGCAGAAGAAGGGCATACTCTACCATGTCATTCAGACCGATTGGGAGATGGAGCCTGAAATCGCATTCCGAAGAGATGCCCGCAGCATCCAGAATCTGATCAAGGAGCAGCTAGAACAGCTAGACATAGATGAGCGGGTAAGAACAAAAGCGTTAAGATACGCTGAGAAGATAATAGGCGAATCCGAAGAACGCTAG